The Aspergillus oryzae RIB40 DNA, chromosome 5 genome segment TCATGGCCGTCACCGGATTGGGCTCTGCGGAGACCTTGCAAGAGGCACTGGCCGCCGGTGTAGATGACTATATGGTCAAACCTATCTCGCTGAAgtctttgaagaaggttATGAACCTTGGCTGACGTGGTCCCAGCCTCGATTTGCCGCATGTAAGTGATGCCAGTCAATGATTCGCTACTGTATATAAGGCACTGCCATTCATTGTACATATTTATGCTGGTTTGTAGCGATGACAAAATATTGTGTTGGACTGTCCGTATAAGGACGGGCAGATCCATATGTTATGATATATTCTAAAGTATGatctatcattttctttcagCCTATtgagtatgtatatatagtatttaaCAAGGGCTATTCGTCCATAATCGTGTCAGTCATGCCTTGAATCAACTCATTGTAGGAAACATGCCCATTGCGATTTTCTCGGGCATGCAAACGAAGTAtatatcattttctcttccaataTGTTATGTAGATAGACTAATTGCTCTATGGAAGGTGCTGATTTCCGTCACTTTAATGCCGCGCTTTTTAGTATCTACCTTCGTTACTTGCGTCAATAAGTTAACCCTAGTCCATCTGTCATCATTTTACTCGAATCCCCTACTCTGTAACATGGACTCAGTTAGCAAGTGGTAGTGGGACGTAAGGTAATATTATGTGTTTCTATGTATGTCTATCCATCTATATAATTAGTTTCCGCCACGAGCTCTCATCATTTCACCCACATATCACATGACCTTGTCAAAGTCCAGGTGCGATACAGCACGTCACTTAGCCAGCAGCATACGtactcatcttcctcaacttCTCACCATAAAACCACAGGAATATAGGAGCCGGTGCACCGATTCCAATCGAAAAAAATGCCAAAAGACTATTCCCCCACCCATAATCCAGTGCTTGATACATATACGGCGCAAAAAGCGGAAACCCGAAGCCCGCCAGCGAACGCAAACAAGCCGCCGCAGCCAGCGCACTAGCCGCATACCTCGTGTAAGCATCCACGATGTAGGTTTGCAAGCACTGATACGCGGTAATGATaccgatggagaagaggcaCGCGCCGATATCCGGACCAATCCAGTGCGTGTGTGCCTGGGCCGTCCAGCCGTATATGAAAAGTCCGACTGGCGTGAAGAAGACGGCGACTACGAGGAGAGGGACTCGGAATTCGGGCTTCCCTTGCCCGGTTCGCTTCTTGAGTTTGCGGTAGATGCGGTCGTTTAGCAAGGCGCAGATCTGGGAGCCACCCCAGTAGCCTAGACCTAGGGCGATGTAGTTTAAGGATCCGATTCCGATGCTCTCGTTGTAGGGGCCTGTCCAGAGAGTTGGGAATGTGGACATCACAAGGTACATGAGGCCGTACATGAAGGCTATGTAGACGGCAATGAATTGGACGATAGGTTGCGTGGTTAATAGTTTGAAGGGGCGGACAAGAGAAGTACCCAGAATTTGGAGGACTGTTTGGTCGTTGGACATCTCGCTCTCTGTTTGGTATTCGGGATCTCCGGTTTCCTTGCGAAGCTTTTCGGCTTTGCGCTTGAGCAGCACTGGAGAGTAAGTCTCgcgaaggaagaagaggccgaaAAGCTGAATCACGCCGTCTGCAATTGACGTGGCGTAGAAAGTCCAACTCCAGGAGGTATTCTCTGTTATGAAGCCACCTGCTATGGGTCCTATGGCTGGACCGAGGAGGGGTGCAAGACTGTAGATAGCCATGGCTCTTCCACGTTCATCGGATGTAAACAGATCGCTCAATAC includes the following:
- a CDS encoding MFS transporter (synaptic vesicle transporter SVOP and related transporters (major facilitator superfamily)), whose product is MEERDLEQAQPDHEKDAAEAASKLVQWESPDDPENPKNWKTSKKWMAVVTVSCFTFISPASSSMVAPALSTMAKDFNVTNEVESQLMLSVFVLAYAVGPLFLGPLSEIYGRVPVLQLANLLYLVFNVVGGVAKTKGQMIAFRFLAGLGGSAPLSIGGGVLSDLFTSDERGRAMAIYSLAPLLGPAIGPIAGGFITENTSWSWTFYATSIADGVIQLFGLFFLRETYSPVLLKRKAEKLRKETGDPEYQTESEMSNDQTVLQILGTSLVRPFKLLTTQPIVQFIAVYIAFMYGLMYLVMSTFPTLWTGPYNESIGIGSLNYIALGLGYWGGSQICALLNDRIYRKLKKRTGQGKPEFRVPLLVVAVFFTPVGLFIYGWTAQAHTHWIGPDIGACLFSIGIITAYQCLQTYIVDAYTRYAASALAAAACLRSLAGFGFPLFAPYMYQALDYGWGNSLLAFFSIGIGAPAPIFLWFYGEKLRKMSTYAAG